The following coding sequences lie in one Thalassoglobus polymorphus genomic window:
- a CDS encoding sulfatase, whose translation MKIIRLTLSILFLTTVAQAEKPNVLLILVDDLKPSFGAYGDDWVKTPNLDSLAASGMRFDMAYCNQAVCAPSRNNLLIGSRSTSTGIYSLGYHFRRAVPLAVTMPQHFMQHGYHSAGIGKVFHIGHGNINDEKSWSVPFHPDKVIDYVLPESTNGELTKEEALFSNQPARGLPRGAAWEKADVEDGAYADGRIAAEGIQRLQSYQKNEKPFFLALGFTKPHLPFCAPKKYWDLYDPAKLPLAKNTHPPEGAPKFAGKTLGELNQYKPIPDKPPLSEEMVRTLIHGYYASMSYMDSQVGRVLDELHRLGLDQNTIVVLWGDHGYHLGDHGSWTKHTNYEQANKIPILIRAPGVTKPNSSSNELVETVDIFPTLTELAGLPAPQGPQPIDGKSLVPVLIDPTATVDDHAYHCFPKGGRLGRAIRTSRYRLVEWRPQMNENAQPIYELYDYKNDPLETVNIADQNLEVLEDLKAILARHPKAKSAKR comes from the coding sequence ATGAAAATCATTCGTCTTACACTTTCGATTCTTTTCTTGACGACGGTTGCTCAGGCGGAAAAGCCCAACGTTCTGCTCATCCTGGTTGACGACCTCAAGCCCTCCTTCGGAGCATACGGAGATGACTGGGTGAAAACGCCGAATCTGGATTCTCTGGCAGCCAGCGGAATGCGGTTTGACATGGCGTATTGCAATCAAGCTGTTTGCGCTCCATCTCGCAATAATTTGCTGATTGGATCGCGATCAACATCGACCGGCATTTACAGCCTCGGATATCATTTTCGCCGAGCCGTTCCGTTGGCTGTCACGATGCCTCAGCATTTTATGCAGCATGGATATCACTCAGCAGGAATCGGCAAAGTCTTCCACATTGGACATGGGAACATCAACGATGAGAAGTCGTGGAGCGTGCCGTTTCATCCCGACAAAGTCATTGACTATGTTCTTCCAGAAAGCACAAACGGTGAGCTGACCAAGGAGGAGGCCCTCTTCAGTAATCAGCCCGCTCGCGGTCTTCCTCGTGGGGCCGCTTGGGAGAAAGCGGACGTTGAGGATGGAGCCTACGCCGATGGTCGCATTGCAGCCGAAGGAATTCAGCGGCTGCAAAGTTATCAGAAAAACGAGAAACCATTCTTTCTAGCTCTGGGGTTTACTAAACCGCATTTACCTTTCTGTGCTCCGAAGAAGTATTGGGATCTTTACGATCCTGCGAAACTTCCTTTGGCGAAAAACACACACCCTCCAGAAGGAGCCCCCAAATTTGCTGGCAAGACTCTTGGAGAACTGAATCAGTACAAACCGATCCCGGACAAACCTCCTCTTTCAGAGGAAATGGTTCGCACGCTTATTCACGGGTATTACGCATCCATGTCGTACATGGACTCGCAAGTCGGGCGAGTTCTCGATGAGCTACATCGTCTGGGGCTCGATCAGAATACAATCGTCGTTCTTTGGGGGGACCATGGCTATCATCTGGGGGATCACGGAAGCTGGACCAAACATACGAACTATGAGCAAGCCAACAAAATCCCAATCTTGATCCGGGCTCCGGGAGTGACAAAACCGAACAGCAGTTCGAATGAACTCGTTGAAACGGTCGACATCTTTCCGACGCTGACCGAACTCGCTGGCTTGCCCGCACCTCAGGGGCCACAACCGATTGACGGAAAAAGTCTTGTGCCTGTCCTGATCGACCCGACAGCCACAGTCGATGATCACGCATATCATTGCTTCCCCAAAGGAGGTCGTCTGGGGCGTGCGATCCGCACTTCTCGTTATCGGCTCGTCGAGTGGCGTCCTCAAATGAATGAGAACGCACAACCAATCTATGAATTGTATGACTACAAAAATGATCCGCTGGAAA
- a CDS encoding protein-L-isoaspartate(D-aspartate) O-methyltransferase yields the protein MSRILKPITFTILAVICSASCPSSYAQSRDPYAPERAKMVEEYISSEGVKDPRVLEAMGTVPRHLFVRPNFRYLAYTDQALDIGFKQTISPPFIVAYMTEMLATKPTDKVLEIGTGSGYQAAVLSGLVQDVYTIEIVEPLGQRTQKLLKRLKYDNVHTKIGDGYQGWPEHAPFDKIIVTCSPESVPAPLVEQLKEGGRMIVPLGERYQQVFYLFEKENGKLKQTKLLPTLFVPMTGQMEELRKVKPDPLNPRIINGGFEDDENEDGLADHWHYVRRGELSDESSAGRKSIRFENSESGRMSHMLQGMAIDGSRISEARVSWAMKSENIRSGRAAQQQPGIAFYFYDSRRLPIGRVAIGPWLADQEDWKRSSTVIKIPRNAKEAIIQAGLNGSTGILYLDEIQLTPIR from the coding sequence GTGTCAAGGATCTTGAAACCTATCACATTCACAATACTGGCTGTCATTTGCTCAGCATCCTGCCCCAGTTCCTACGCTCAATCACGTGATCCATATGCCCCCGAACGGGCCAAGATGGTGGAAGAGTATATTTCATCGGAAGGTGTGAAAGACCCACGCGTCCTAGAAGCGATGGGAACCGTTCCGCGGCATCTCTTCGTGCGACCGAATTTTCGGTACCTGGCGTACACAGACCAGGCTCTTGATATTGGCTTCAAACAAACGATCTCGCCACCGTTCATTGTTGCCTACATGACGGAAATGCTCGCCACAAAGCCAACTGACAAGGTTCTGGAGATTGGAACCGGTAGCGGCTATCAGGCAGCCGTGTTGTCAGGTTTGGTTCAGGACGTCTACACGATTGAAATCGTAGAACCTCTTGGGCAGCGGACTCAGAAACTTCTCAAACGCCTTAAGTACGACAATGTTCATACGAAGATTGGAGACGGTTACCAGGGATGGCCGGAGCATGCTCCGTTCGACAAAATCATCGTCACCTGCTCCCCAGAGTCAGTCCCTGCCCCGCTGGTTGAACAGCTCAAAGAAGGGGGACGAATGATTGTTCCGCTGGGAGAACGCTATCAGCAAGTCTTCTATTTGTTTGAAAAGGAAAATGGAAAGCTGAAGCAAACGAAACTCCTCCCCACCCTGTTCGTCCCGATGACAGGACAGATGGAGGAGCTTCGCAAAGTCAAACCTGACCCGTTGAATCCAAGAATTATCAACGGCGGATTTGAAGATGACGAGAACGAGGACGGACTTGCTGATCACTGGCACTATGTTCGCCGGGGTGAACTCTCGGATGAATCGTCAGCGGGTCGAAAGAGCATCCGTTTCGAAAATTCCGAATCAGGTCGAATGTCGCATATGCTTCAGGGAATGGCGATTGATGGTTCTCGAATTTCTGAGGCCCGCGTCAGCTGGGCGATGAAGTCTGAAAACATTCGCAGCGGACGTGCCGCGCAGCAACAACCTGGCATCGCGTTCTACTTTTACGATTCTCGCAGGCTACCGATTGGACGTGTTGCAATCGGTCCTTGGCTGGCAGATCAAGAAGATTGGAAGCGATCCTCAACAGTCATCAAGATTCCTCGCAATGCGAAAGAAGCAATCATACAAGCCGGACTGAACGGTTCGACGGGAATTCTGTATCTGGACGAGATTCAACTTACTCCCATCCGCTAA
- a CDS encoding DNA-3-methyladenine glycosylase I, producing the protein MPEKSPVELTRCAWARGDLDINYHDREWGVPLHDDRKLFEFLILEGAQAGLSWTTILKKRESYRAAFDNFDPAVVANYNQKKIDELLLDAGIVRNRLKINSAVRNAQAFLEVQEELGSFDKYIWQFTEGEPRQNHWKTPGEVPAQTVESEAMSKALKKRGFAFVGSTICYAFMQAVGMVNDHLTDCFRHSELS; encoded by the coding sequence ATGCCAGAGAAATCACCGGTTGAGCTGACTCGTTGTGCATGGGCGCGCGGCGACCTTGATATTAACTACCATGATCGTGAGTGGGGTGTTCCGCTTCACGACGACCGAAAGTTATTTGAGTTCTTGATTCTGGAAGGCGCACAGGCTGGGCTCAGTTGGACGACAATACTGAAGAAGCGAGAGAGTTATCGAGCGGCATTCGACAATTTCGATCCTGCGGTTGTGGCGAATTATAACCAAAAGAAAATCGATGAACTTCTGTTAGATGCCGGTATTGTTCGGAATCGATTAAAGATCAACTCTGCGGTCCGCAATGCTCAAGCGTTTCTGGAGGTCCAGGAAGAGCTCGGTTCGTTCGACAAATACATCTGGCAGTTTACCGAAGGTGAACCGCGACAGAACCACTGGAAAACTCCGGGAGAAGTTCCTGCTCAAACTGTAGAGTCTGAAGCAATGAGCAAAGCTTTAAAGAAGCGTGGCTTCGCTTTTGTCGGAAGCACGATTTGTTACGCCTTCATGCAGGCTGTCGGAATGGTCAACGACCACCTCACCGATTGTTTCCGCCACTCTGAACTTTCATAA
- a CDS encoding AI-2E family transporter → MSSMRRKVSLVVLLVLIVALGVTFFRVVAPFLLPLFLAGMTAVVCQPLFRYFLSRTKDQISLSAALTTATIMTSILVPLITGILIATLQLYTFSSRVVDENRWLRIFLAPEVATVETDSGNSFTADVNIKERDTILPERKLQSVIVDDVGNSEPVVRIETTVKPESVTNTEDVTSAELKDKIEGAEQEGTEPDDTPVDQADEKQDSDEQPPATASSEAAQPTVLDDAVNYVNSWLPKELKSNPADVSREIRLRIGAMLHDLGDRSLGRAAGTTFGFLAGAAGAIISALIGLMMYVVALYYFLADGTTLLLAAEKMIPVHAKYQRQLLEQFALVVRSVVVATFLAAFAQGFATTFALWLFDFDHLFILLMLATISALIPIAGTWLVWVPCAIILFATGHWVQAILLTIYGAAFVGFLDNVVRTYVLNSDTKLHPLLAFISILGGLQVMGLWGVFIGPIVASCLHALVQIFNHELQELSKEKDSAVEGLLEEG, encoded by the coding sequence ATGTCCTCGATGCGTCGAAAAGTTTCACTAGTTGTTCTACTAGTTTTGATCGTCGCTTTGGGCGTGACGTTCTTTCGAGTCGTCGCCCCTTTCTTGCTTCCTCTTTTTCTGGCAGGGATGACAGCTGTTGTCTGTCAGCCACTGTTTCGTTATTTCCTCTCCCGAACCAAAGATCAAATTTCTCTCTCTGCAGCTTTGACGACAGCGACCATTATGACTTCCATTCTGGTCCCGTTAATTACAGGCATCCTGATTGCAACGTTACAGCTATATACCTTCTCATCCCGAGTGGTTGATGAGAACCGCTGGTTGAGGATTTTTCTCGCGCCGGAAGTGGCAACCGTCGAGACTGACTCAGGCAACTCCTTCACTGCAGATGTTAATATCAAAGAGAGAGACACAATCCTTCCCGAACGGAAGTTGCAGAGTGTCATCGTCGATGATGTCGGAAACTCTGAGCCGGTCGTGCGAATTGAAACCACAGTGAAGCCAGAAAGCGTGACGAACACCGAAGACGTCACGAGTGCCGAACTCAAAGATAAAATAGAGGGCGCTGAACAAGAGGGGACTGAGCCGGACGATACGCCGGTCGATCAGGCGGACGAGAAACAGGACAGCGATGAGCAGCCTCCCGCAACCGCATCATCAGAAGCGGCTCAACCAACCGTATTGGATGATGCCGTGAACTATGTCAATTCCTGGTTGCCCAAAGAACTGAAGAGTAATCCCGCTGATGTCAGCCGAGAGATTCGTTTGCGAATCGGCGCCATGCTTCACGATTTAGGAGACCGGTCACTCGGAAGGGCTGCGGGAACGACATTTGGGTTTTTGGCTGGTGCAGCGGGCGCCATTATTTCCGCTCTGATTGGACTGATGATGTATGTCGTTGCGCTGTACTATTTTCTGGCGGACGGAACGACATTGTTGTTGGCTGCGGAGAAGATGATTCCAGTTCATGCCAAATATCAGCGTCAGCTACTTGAGCAGTTTGCTTTAGTGGTTCGATCTGTTGTTGTTGCAACGTTTCTAGCTGCGTTTGCACAAGGATTTGCCACCACATTTGCATTATGGCTTTTTGATTTTGATCATCTGTTCATCCTGCTAATGCTCGCAACGATATCCGCTTTGATTCCGATTGCCGGGACATGGCTGGTCTGGGTTCCGTGTGCAATCATTCTTTTTGCCACCGGGCATTGGGTGCAGGCCATTTTGCTTACGATTTACGGGGCTGCTTTCGTCGGGTTCCTTGATAATGTCGTCAGAACCTACGTCCTCAATAGCGATACAAAGCTCCATCCACTCTTAGCATTCATCAGTATCCTCGGCGGGCTGCAAGTGATGGGGCTGTGGGGAGTCTTTATCGGCCCAATCGTTGCGTCGTGCCTGCACGCCCTCGTGCAAATCTTCAATCATGAACTTCAGGAATTGTCAAAAGAGAAAGACTCTGCTGTTGAAGGTCTCCTTGAAGAGGGGTGA
- a CDS encoding PQQ-like beta-propeller repeat protein, translating into MMRRTTLLCVVASIAFTLQNSAFAEENWPYWRGPDFTNTSAEKNLPAEWDPKGGEGSNVIWAEHYPTRSTPTLMNDKLYILTTAHPEDESKMGEKVVCIDSKTGKQLWEYAFNVYLSDVPAERVGWSSVTCDPASGNVYALGVCGYFCCLNGETGEVIWDRSLHEEFGLLSTYGGRTNFPLVYEDNVIISAVIIGWGEQAKPAHRFICFDKNNGVPIWFEGTRLLPDDTTYSAPVLAVIEGELQMIFASGDGGVYGFQPRTGKQLWKYMVSGRGINTSPLVVGNKVYCGHSEENLDTTQMGAVFCIDATKRGDLTKTGEVWRQTGFLVGRSSPVMIDGRLYCADDRAKLHCFNPETGEVIGKPVRLGTMMRSNLLVADGKIYAHTANGRGYILKPTEDGAEILYKFRFQRGEESHGTPIVSNGRIFIPTTGNLYCIGLKDAKVEIGELPPMAKEKNPANDEKPATVVIAPVESLLLPGDRQPMQVRLYNSNGQFIRLAKPEEVEFELTGPGMMDEDGAYNISKDQETAAATLMVAKVGEISGNARIRVIPQLPWSIDFDNGVIPVTWVGARYRHIPLDFDLLMKLKKDDQLASDLYIYFMTQFKNVGPKGVFDDSTPRQTWTALLSFTGLADGANRPKNIEDAKKIFGAALQKLTDEKVLSSVEWSQWERPSAVEGETVKEPRLTVTQGERKIDGNGVMCKITTIPKGARSQGWMGHPDFHDYTIEADVYAFERNGKLPDIGLVGQRYTLDMMGASNQLQFRTWTPQMNRFSENVPFVWEANKWYTMKFQTQAQDGKAILKAKVWVKGEEEPAEWTITATDEIGNEIGSPGLFGNAKDSEIFYDNLKVTKNK; encoded by the coding sequence ATGATGAGAAGAACAACACTTTTATGCGTTGTTGCAAGCATTGCATTCACATTACAAAATTCTGCGTTCGCTGAAGAAAACTGGCCATACTGGCGTGGTCCCGATTTCACGAACACCTCTGCAGAAAAGAATCTGCCTGCTGAGTGGGATCCGAAGGGAGGGGAAGGCAGCAATGTCATTTGGGCGGAGCACTACCCCACACGGTCAACACCGACTTTGATGAACGACAAGCTCTATATTCTGACGACAGCTCATCCTGAAGATGAATCAAAGATGGGTGAGAAGGTCGTCTGCATCGACTCCAAAACCGGCAAACAACTTTGGGAATATGCGTTCAATGTCTACTTGAGCGATGTACCAGCTGAACGTGTCGGCTGGTCCAGTGTGACCTGCGACCCGGCATCCGGAAATGTTTACGCCTTGGGTGTCTGTGGATACTTCTGCTGCCTCAACGGAGAAACCGGTGAAGTGATCTGGGATCGCTCACTCCACGAAGAATTCGGTTTGCTGAGCACCTACGGCGGACGAACCAACTTCCCACTCGTTTATGAAGACAATGTCATCATCAGCGCAGTGATCATTGGTTGGGGGGAACAAGCGAAACCAGCACACCGTTTCATTTGCTTCGACAAAAACAACGGAGTCCCAATTTGGTTCGAAGGAACAAGACTGCTCCCTGATGACACAACTTATAGTGCCCCTGTGCTGGCTGTCATTGAAGGCGAATTGCAGATGATCTTCGCTTCTGGTGATGGAGGCGTTTACGGTTTCCAGCCACGAACCGGAAAGCAATTATGGAAATACATGGTCAGTGGTCGCGGAATCAACACCTCTCCTCTTGTCGTCGGAAATAAAGTCTACTGTGGTCACTCTGAAGAGAATCTCGACACAACTCAGATGGGGGCAGTATTCTGTATCGATGCAACAAAGCGGGGAGATCTCACCAAAACAGGTGAGGTCTGGCGACAAACTGGATTCCTCGTCGGACGTTCCAGTCCGGTCATGATCGATGGACGACTCTACTGTGCTGATGACCGCGCCAAGTTGCACTGCTTCAATCCTGAAACAGGTGAAGTCATAGGAAAACCTGTTCGACTCGGAACGATGATGCGATCAAACTTGCTCGTTGCGGATGGCAAAATTTATGCCCACACCGCCAACGGTCGCGGATACATCTTGAAGCCAACTGAAGATGGAGCGGAGATCCTATACAAATTCCGCTTCCAGAGAGGTGAAGAATCCCATGGAACGCCGATTGTCTCCAACGGTCGAATTTTCATCCCTACGACTGGAAACTTATACTGCATCGGCCTGAAGGATGCCAAAGTCGAAATCGGTGAACTTCCGCCGATGGCGAAAGAAAAGAATCCTGCCAACGATGAGAAGCCAGCGACAGTAGTAATTGCTCCTGTGGAATCATTACTTCTTCCAGGCGACCGACAACCAATGCAGGTTCGGTTGTACAACTCCAACGGACAATTCATTCGTCTCGCCAAACCGGAAGAGGTCGAGTTTGAACTGACTGGTCCAGGAATGATGGACGAAGACGGGGCTTACAACATCTCCAAAGACCAGGAAACGGCAGCTGCGACTCTCATGGTTGCCAAAGTTGGCGAGATCAGCGGGAACGCACGAATTCGTGTCATCCCTCAACTGCCGTGGTCTATTGACTTTGACAATGGAGTCATTCCGGTAACTTGGGTCGGAGCACGCTATCGGCATATTCCTCTCGATTTTGACCTGCTGATGAAGTTAAAGAAAGATGATCAACTCGCCAGCGATTTGTACATCTACTTCATGACACAATTCAAAAACGTCGGACCTAAGGGAGTCTTTGACGACTCGACGCCTCGCCAGACATGGACAGCTCTGCTCAGCTTCACTGGTCTTGCAGACGGAGCGAATCGTCCAAAGAACATTGAAGATGCCAAAAAAATCTTCGGTGCCGCCCTACAGAAGTTGACTGATGAAAAAGTCCTGTCGTCAGTGGAATGGTCTCAATGGGAACGCCCGAGTGCCGTCGAAGGAGAAACTGTTAAAGAGCCGCGTCTCACAGTCACTCAAGGCGAACGAAAGATCGACGGAAACGGCGTGATGTGTAAAATCACAACGATTCCCAAAGGGGCACGCAGCCAAGGCTGGATGGGACACCCTGATTTCCATGACTACACAATTGAGGCGGACGTCTATGCCTTTGAACGAAACGGAAAACTGCCTGACATTGGGCTTGTTGGACAACGATACACCCTCGACATGATGGGTGCATCGAATCAACTTCAATTCCGGACCTGGACACCTCAGATGAATCGTTTCTCGGAAAACGTTCCTTTTGTCTGGGAAGCCAACAAATGGTACACCATGAAATTCCAAACTCAGGCTCAAGACGGAAAAGCGATCCTGAAAGCCAAAGTCTGGGTGAAAGGTGAAGAAGAACCAGCTGAGTGGACCATCACAGCAACCGATGAAATCGGCAATGAAATCGGAAGCCCAGGTTTGTTCGGTAACGCGAAAGATTCAGAAATTTTCTACGACAACCTCAAAGTAACAAAGAACAAGTAG
- a CDS encoding outer membrane protein assembly factor BamB family protein, whose protein sequence is MKSRFFGISLAAVLMVALSVQATAQDGEYNPRKEALAEIKKMDVGPHDWPQWGGWSHKNNVPEATGIPTEFDVETGDGVLWKVPLGSQTYGNVVVANGNVYVGTNNHHGYVPRFPKTVDLGVLLCLDEKTGEFKWQHSSQKLSTGRVHDWPDQGICCSPMVDGNRLWYVTSRGEVVCLDTEGFLDGKNDGPYKSEPIESKVEADIIWRFDMMGELGVSQHNMCSCSITGYGDIIFVNTSNGVDESHVNIPAPSAPSFMAMDRNTGEVLWTDRSPGLNILHGQWSSPSYCEIDGQAQVLFGGGDGWLYSFDPAGDGKGNAKLLWKFDGNPKESLYSVSGRSERNHIIGTAVIYDGLVYIGVGEDPEHGEGNGHLYCIDPTKRGDVSPTIAVDKDGNEIEFKNDGTRRLQKIRPDDGETTKPNPNSAVVWHFTGEDTNGDGEVEFEEEMHRTCGTVAILDDILYVADFSGIFHCIDAKTGKPYWHYDMFSAAWGSPLLVDGKVYIGDEDGDIAVFKHGKEMELLAENLMDSSVYSTPVVANGVLYISTKDTLYAIGNKKSD, encoded by the coding sequence ATGAAATCACGATTTTTTGGCATCTCACTGGCAGCTGTCCTGATGGTTGCCCTTTCTGTTCAGGCGACTGCGCAGGATGGAGAATATAACCCTCGAAAAGAAGCACTGGCTGAAATCAAGAAGATGGATGTCGGCCCGCATGATTGGCCTCAATGGGGTGGCTGGTCACACAAAAACAACGTTCCCGAAGCAACAGGAATTCCAACAGAATTCGACGTTGAAACGGGCGATGGGGTGCTTTGGAAAGTTCCTCTAGGATCACAAACATACGGAAACGTCGTTGTCGCCAATGGCAACGTCTATGTTGGAACGAATAATCACCATGGATATGTCCCACGGTTCCCAAAGACGGTCGACCTGGGGGTCTTGCTTTGCCTTGACGAGAAAACTGGAGAATTCAAATGGCAGCATTCAAGCCAAAAACTCTCCACAGGCCGAGTCCACGACTGGCCCGATCAGGGAATTTGCTGCTCACCAATGGTCGACGGAAACCGATTGTGGTACGTCACCAGCCGTGGTGAAGTTGTCTGCCTGGATACCGAAGGTTTCCTCGACGGGAAAAATGATGGCCCGTACAAGTCAGAACCGATCGAAAGCAAAGTCGAAGCAGACATCATCTGGCGATTCGATATGATGGGCGAACTTGGTGTCTCACAGCACAATATGTGTAGCTGTTCAATCACCGGATACGGAGACATTATTTTCGTAAACACTTCTAACGGTGTCGACGAATCACACGTCAACATTCCAGCTCCAAGCGCTCCGAGCTTCATGGCGATGGACCGCAACACCGGAGAAGTTTTGTGGACTGACAGATCACCAGGACTCAACATCTTACACGGTCAATGGTCATCACCGTCCTACTGCGAAATTGATGGGCAAGCACAAGTCCTCTTCGGTGGTGGAGATGGCTGGTTGTACAGCTTCGACCCAGCTGGTGACGGAAAAGGAAATGCGAAACTTCTTTGGAAATTCGATGGCAACCCTAAAGAGTCACTCTACTCTGTCAGTGGACGCAGTGAGCGTAATCATATCATCGGAACAGCGGTGATTTACGATGGACTCGTTTACATTGGTGTTGGCGAAGACCCTGAGCACGGCGAAGGAAATGGACACCTTTACTGCATCGATCCAACGAAACGTGGCGATGTCAGCCCGACCATTGCTGTCGATAAAGACGGAAATGAAATCGAGTTCAAAAACGATGGAACTCGACGCTTACAGAAGATTCGTCCTGATGACGGTGAAACGACCAAGCCAAATCCGAACTCCGCTGTTGTTTGGCACTTCACCGGCGAAGATACCAACGGAGATGGTGAAGTCGAATTCGAAGAAGAGATGCACCGAACATGTGGAACTGTCGCGATCTTAGACGACATTCTGTACGTTGCTGACTTCTCTGGAATCTTCCACTGCATCGATGCGAAAACTGGAAAGCCTTACTGGCACTACGATATGTTCTCCGCAGCTTGGGGATCACCATTGCTGGTCGACGGGAAAGTCTATATCGGAGATGAAGACGGAGACATCGCAGTCTTCAAACATGGCAAGGAAATGGAGCTTCTTGCAGAGAACCTGATGGACAGTTCTGTTTACAGTACTCCAGTCGTTGCCAACGGAGTGTTGTACATCAGCACGAAGGATACTCTATACGCCATCGGGAATAAGAAGAGCGACTGA